A section of the Campylobacter porcelli genome encodes:
- a CDS encoding ACT domain-containing protein, which translates to MKLKIQSGEFVIKKIDKNATINLSDDLFCVVNEFDCYTIIKNKLKNSYNTQIFKAFYIDEIFDFSQSGILFEVLRPLKEECISVLVVSAYERDYIFVNKNDFDKVKKIIGL; encoded by the coding sequence ATGAAATTAAAAATTCAAAGTGGGGAATTCGTAATAAAAAAAATAGATAAAAATGCCACAATAAATTTATCTGATGATTTATTTTGCGTAGTTAATGAGTTTGATTGTTATACAATTATAAAAAATAAATTAAAAAATTCATATAATACGCAAATTTTTAAAGCATTTTATATAGATGAAATTTTTGATTTTTCACAAAGTGGCATCTTGTTCGAGGTATTAAGACCGCTTAAAGAAGAATGTATAAGTGTATTAGTTGTATCAGCTTACGAAAGAGATTATATTTTTGTTAATAAAAATGATTTTGATAAAGTAAAGAAAATTATTGGATTATAG
- a CDS encoding lipid-binding SYLF domain-containing protein: MRNRVLIKIIYLIFISLSLHASDERLLDSANAYNLINRTNKIPQSIIINSSAIIVFPTFVKAGFILGATVGRGVMLVRDEDSKEFIDDRITYHQNSVWSVVPVRLGGATIGLQVGYENNFIVMYLMNRGIIKDIYDNKFTLNASTSVSFMDHSANIGTMSDIGFSDIYAYTNNTGFFAGANLGGSVITVDDKVKFDPNSYGYRQLLQAVSVVK, from the coding sequence ATGCGAAATAGAGTATTAATAAAGATTATTTATCTAATTTTTATTAGCCTAAGCTTACATGCTAGCGATGAGAGACTTTTAGATAGTGCAAATGCCTATAATTTAATTAATCGAACTAACAAAATACCGCAATCAATTATTATAAATTCATCTGCTATTATAGTTTTTCCTACTTTTGTTAAGGCTGGATTTATCCTTGGGGCGACGGTGGGTCGTGGGGTTATGCTTGTGCGTGATGAGGATTCAAAAGAGTTTATAGATGATAGAATTACATATCACCAAAATAGCGTTTGGAGCGTGGTGCCAGTAAGGCTAGGTGGTGCGACTATCGGATTGCAAGTAGGATATGAGAATAATTTTATTGTAATGTATCTAATGAATAGAGGGATAATAAAAGATATTTACGATAATAAATTTACATTAAATGCTAGCACATCAGTTAGCTTTATGGATCATAGTGCAAATATCGGAACTATGAGCGATATTGGGTTTAGCGATATTTATGCTTATACAAATAATACAGGCTTTTTCGCAGGTGCGAATCTTGGTGGGTCTGTAATCACGGTTGATGATAAGGTTAAATTTGACCCCAATTCATATGGCTATAGACAGCTATTACAAGCCGTATCGGTGGTGAAATAA
- a CDS encoding DedA family protein, producing the protein MQDILANLSTYGYLILFLYSLGGGMVAIIGAGLLSFEGSMSLTLSIIIAAVANFIGDMILVYMGRYNKSSVMPYFKSHKRKLALAQILFKKYGDKIIFIKKYIYGLKTLVPLAIGLTKYSLIKFAIINAICSAIWSISLGLLSYYAGEFISRFTSYFGDHGYIIPIFLFILLGLIWLYFSWATKKR; encoded by the coding sequence ATGCAAGATATTTTAGCAAATCTTTCTACTTATGGATATTTGATACTATTTTTATATAGCCTTGGTGGGGGAATGGTGGCTATAATTGGTGCTGGATTGCTTAGCTTTGAAGGTAGTATGAGTTTAACTCTATCAATTATAATTGCCGCAGTGGCAAACTTCATCGGAGATATGATTTTAGTATATATGGGAAGATATAATAAAAGCTCTGTAATGCCATATTTTAAATCACATAAACGAAAACTTGCTTTAGCTCAAATTTTATTTAAAAAATATGGCGATAAGATTATTTTTATCAAAAAATATATTTACGGGCTAAAAACTTTAGTGCCTTTAGCTATTGGTCTAACCAAATATAGCTTGATTAAATTTGCTATCATTAACGCTATTTGCTCTGCTATATGGTCGATTAGCTTAGGATTGCTTAGCTATTATGCGGGAGAATTTATATCGAGATTTACATCATATTTTGGCGATCATGGCTATATCATTCCTATATTTTTGTTTATTTTGCTTGGTCTTATATGGCTATATTTTAGCTGGGCTACTAAAAAAAGATGA
- a CDS encoding 2OG-Fe dioxygenase family protein: MYKKSKFAITVHHTFISCKDGKKSTNSPEGIHQDGMDFIMSAFVIDRQNINGAKSIIYKNDKKTKIFETILKNGQGIIQPDLNSGLWHEVTEISQININEVGYRSSVGFDIEVLE, from the coding sequence ATATATAAAAAATCTAAATTTGCAATTACAGTTCATCATACTTTTATATCCTGTAAAGATGGTAAAAAATCTACAAATTCACCAGAAGGAATACACCAAGATGGAATGGATTTTATAATGTCTGCTTTTGTTATCGATAGACAAAATATCAATGGTGCAAAAAGTATAATCTATAAAAATGATAAAAAAACAAAAATATTTGAAACGATATTAAAAAATGGTCAAGGAATTATTCAGCCAGATTTAAATAGTGGATTATGGCATGAAGTAACAGAAATTTCTCAAATAAATATTAACGAAGTTGGTTATAGGTCTAGTGTAGGTTTTGATATAGAGGTTTTAGAATGA
- a CDS encoding LysE/ArgO family amino acid transporter produces the protein MAIGAQNAFVLRQGIAKNNVFYVCLVCFLCDFVLILAGIFGVGEVIAKNVVVNILITTFGILFVSYYAITALISAFSNKNSMKFEMEHSNFSIKKTIILTLCITLLNPHVYLDTVFVVGASALTFDIKEKILFAFGSLSASFIWFFSLGFGAKKFSHFLSKPIINRIIDIFIAIIMFFVVLTLVKFLLKILYI, from the coding sequence ATGGCAATTGGAGCTCAAAATGCTTTTGTTTTGCGACAAGGTATAGCTAAAAATAATGTATTTTATGTTTGTCTTGTATGTTTTTTATGTGATTTTGTATTGATATTAGCTGGAATTTTCGGTGTTGGTGAAGTTATAGCAAAAAATGTGGTAGTAAATATATTAATCACAACTTTTGGAATTTTATTTGTTAGCTATTATGCTATAACAGCATTAATTTCAGCTTTTTCTAATAAAAATAGTATGAAATTTGAAATGGAGCATTCAAATTTTTCTATTAAAAAAACTATTATTTTAACCCTTTGTATTACACTTTTAAATCCCCATGTTTATTTAGATACTGTTTTTGTGGTAGGAGCTTCAGCTTTAACATTTGATATTAAAGAGAAGATACTTTTTGCATTTGGTAGTCTTTCTGCTTCGTTTATATGGTTTTTTTCATTAGGCTTTGGTGCTAAAAAATTTAGTCACTTCTTATCAAAACCAATAATTAACAGGATTATAGATATATTTATTGCTATTATTATGTTTTTTGTTGTTTTAACGCTAGTAAAATTTCTTTTAAAAATACTATATATTTAA